One Drechmeria coniospora strain ARSEF 6962 chromosome 01, whole genome shotgun sequence genomic region harbors:
- a CDS encoding Phosphatidylinositol Kinase, which yields MDPFSFAGSKDVDHAVSVRIINLEGDEPPVNFSTLLERPDLRHIGSNTSPHSDLFVTVQVWAGSKPLTVPVQTAYRPFRTERRWNEWLELPITYKQLPLNAQLAITMWDLSPLGGKNAVDNAIPFGGTTLPMFDADNQVQKGHQKCLVHRHKRADGTDNPKTPAIVAAKKKATAENGQLLDKDADELDRMEKLFKKHEMGEIPRVDWLDQMVFRSFEKRGLQAAKSSMKMLQRQRAVAADDPNDPDAAAADDDDVAHHGRTGTSVFLLNVELPRFDFPVVFADHEYDPPPISSLQPLSASQGALAQQPQVHFGPGINALGESSDGFSPRLIKVYDPEVGQRDNPAEAKHRRLFRSSHRHGILDKDLKPNAKVRDELNLIMSYPPTHLLSPEEADLVWKFRYHLTRDKRALTKFVKSVNWADQGESKQAIQVLGRWTAIDVDDALELLGPSFDNPAVRSYAVDRLRKSDDQELLLYLLQLVQALKYEHISAAAGAQDSSLARFLIQRAAANFMLGNYFYWYLMVECDDHSPEQGQDNRNIYRKVAYEFMTELVKQPGGTDDRNALLRQAELVAILSRIAGEVKVSSESIAKKAERVKSFLADPKNELLAIDPPLPMPLDPSVKITGIVPDQVTVFKSSLNPIKCTFKTTTGSSYPIIFKLGDDLRQDQLVIQIITLMDQLLQKENLDLKLSPYKILATSTTAGASQFVQSQSLSSIVGKFKANPALAYLRHHNPDDRQPLGVRQETIDTYVRSCAGYCVITYILGVGDRHLDNLLLAPDGHFFHADFGFILGRDPKPFAPVMKLTKEMVECMGGVSSEHYQKFKQYCFLSYTALRKSSNLLLNLFSLMVHANIPDIRLEPDKAVLKVRERFHLELSEEEAIVYFGNVIEGTLTAFAPVVIDKLHEWAQALRA from the exons ATGGACCCCTTCTCCTTTGCCGGCTCCAAGGACGTCGACCATGCCGTCAGTGTTCGCAT CATAAATCTCGAAGGAGACGAACCACCCGTCAACTTTTCCACCCTTCTCGAACGGCCCGACCTCCGCCATATCGGCTCCAACACGAG CCCACACTCGGACCTCTTCGTCACGGTGCAGGTCTGGGCCGGCTCCAAGCCCCTCACCGTGCCCGTCCAGACGGCGTACCGGCCATTCCGCACAGAGAGGAG GTGGAACGAATGGCTGGAGCTGCCCATCACCTACAAGCAGCTACCCCTCAACGCCCAGCTCGCCATCACCATGTGGGATCTGTCGCCCCTCGGGGGGAAGAATGCCGTCGACAACGCCATTCCCTTCGGAGGCACCACCCTGCCCATGTTCGACGCCGACAACCAGGTCCAAAAGGGACACCAAAAGTGTCTCGTCCACAGGCACAagcgcgccgacggcaccgacaaCCCCAAAACCCCGGCCATCGTGGCGGCCAAGAaaaaggcgacggcggagaacGGCCAGCTCCTGGAcaaggatgccgacgagctcgaccgcATGGAGAAGCTGTTCAAGAAGCATGAGATGGGCGAGATCCCCCGCGTCGACTGGCTCGACCAGATGGTCTTCCGCAGCTTCGAGAAGCGGGGGCTGCAGGCCGCCAAGTCGTCCATGAAGATGCTCCAACGCCaacgcgccgtcgccgccgacgaccccaacgaccccgacgccgccgccgccgacgacgacgacgttgccCACCACGGCCGCACCGGCACctccgtcttcctcctcaaCGTGGAGCTGCCGCGCTTCGACTTTcccgtcgtcttcgccgaCCACGAATACGACCCGCCGCCGATATCGTCCCTGCAACCCCTGTCGGCCTCCCAAGGCGCCCTCGCCCAGCAGCCCCAGGTCCACTTCGGCCCGGGCATCAACGCCCTCGGCGAGAGCTCCGACGGCTTCAGCCCACGCCTCATCAAGGTCTACGACCCCGAAGTGGGCCAGAGGGACAacccggccgaggccaagcacAGGCGGCTCTTCCGAAGCTCCCACCGgcacggcatcctcgacaaAGATCTGAAGCCCAACGCTAAGGTGCGCGACGAGCTCAACTTGATCATGTCGTACCCGCCCACCCATCTCTTGTCCCCCGAGGAGGCCGACCTCGTCTGGAAGTTCAGGTACCACCTGACGCGCGACAAGAGAGCCCTGACCAAGTTTGTCAAGTCGGTCAACTGGGCCGACCAGGGCGAATCGAAGCAGGCCATCCAGGTCCTCGGCCGCTGGAccgccatcgacgtcgacgacgccctggAGCTTCTCGGACCCTCGTTCGACAACCCGGCCGTGCGCTCCTACGCCGTCGATCGCCTGCGCAAGTCCGACGACCAGGAGCTGCTGCTCTATCTCCTGCAGCTCGTCCAGGCCctcaagtacgagcacatctccgccgccgccggcgcccagGACTCGTCGCTCGCCAGATTCCTCATccagcgcgccgccgccaacttCATGCTCGGCAACTACTTCTACTGGTACCTCATGGTCGAGTGCGACGACCACAGCCCCGAGCAGGGCCAGGACAACAGGAACATCTACCGCAAGGTCGCCTACGAGTTCATGACAGAGCTCGTCAAGCAGCCGGGCGGTACCGACGACAGGAATGCCCTGCTCCGccaggccgagctcgtcgccatcctctcccgcatcgccggcgaggtcAAGGTGTCGAGCGAATCCATCGCCAAAAAGGCCGAGCGCGTCAAgagcttcctcgccgacccgAAGAACGAGCTTCTCGCCATCGacccgccgctgccgatgccCCTCGACCCCTCGGTCAAGATCACGGGCATCGTGCCCGACCAGGTGACGGTCTTCAAGTCGTCGCTGAACCCCATCAAGTGCACCttcaagacgacgacggggagcTCGTACCCCATCATCTtcaagctcggcgacgacttgCGCCAGGACCAGCTCGTCATCCAGATCATCACCCTCATGGACCAGCTGCTGCAGAAGGAAAACCTCGACCTCAAGCTGTCGCCCTACAAGATTCTCGCCACGAGCACCACCGCCGGCGCCTCCCAGTTCGTCCAGTCGCAGAGCCTGTcgagcatcgtcggcaaGTTCAAGGCCAACCCGGCCCTGGCCTACCTCAGGCACCACAACCCCGACGACAGGCAGCCGCTCGGCGTTCGCCAGGAAACCATCGACACCTACGTCCGATCCTGCGCCGGCTACTGCGTCATCACCTacatcctcggcgtcggcgaccgcCATCTCGAcaacctcctcctcgccccgGACGGCCACTTCTTCCACGCCGACTTTGgcttcatcctcggccgcgacccGAAGCCCTTTGCTCCCGTCATGAAGCTGACCAAGGAGATGGTCGAGTGCATGGGCGGCGTCAGCTCGGAGCACTACCAAAAGTTCAAGCAGTACTGCTTCCTGTCCTACACGGCCTTGCGCAAGTCGTCGAACCTGCTCCTCAACCTTTTCAGCCTCATGGTCCACGCAAACATACCCGACATCCGGCTCGAACCAGACAAGGCCGTTCTAAAGGTCCGGGAAAGGTTTCACCTCGAGctgagcgaggaggaggccatcgTCTACTTTGGAAACGTCATCGAGGGCACCCTGACTGCCTTTGctcccgtcgtcatcgacaagCTCCACGAGTGGGCACAGGCCTTGAGGGCGTAG
- a CDS encoding nuclear protein Qri2/Nse4, giving the protein MSAQLIPSDPDTVMVIRNVTPNVATFSVPFLRFGRIRVGGRGTLVKLSSGALAVFSPVALTPDTKAKVTEMGGNVGYIVALDIEHHIFLSEWAKAYPNAKIVGPEGLQEKRSKQQADPKIGDEQFDTVFTKANKAAVRIGTDFDADFEYEYLDGHSSRELVFCYKPDGVLIEADLMFNLPAVEQYSKVPATDRRGTGVTDKLFNKLQTTSGDATWMKRFNWYLAAKDKASVTESVKRIAAWNFTTLIPCHGDVIEGDGKQVFEKVFSWHLTGKR; this is encoded by the exons ATGTCGGCACAGCTCATCCCGTCGGACCCCGACACCGTCATGGTGATCCGAAACGTCACGCCCAACGTGGCCACGTTTTCGGTACCCTTCCTGCGCTTCGGCAGGATCAgggtcggcggccgcggcacgCTCG TGAAGCTCTCGTCcggtgccctcgccgtcttctcccCCGTCGCCCTCACGCCCGACACAAAGGCCAAGGTGACGGAGATGGGCGGAAACGTGGGCtacatcgtcgccctcgacatcGAACACCACATCTTCCTCTCCGAATGGGCCAAGGCGTACCCGAACGCCAAGATCGTCGGGCCCGAGGGTCTCCAGGAGAAGCGCAGCAAGCAGCAGGCCGACCCCAAgatcggcgacgagcagttTGACACCGTCTTCACCAAGGCGAACAAGGCGGCGGTGCGCATCGGCACCGACTTTGACGCCGACTtcgagtacgagtacctcgacggccacagCAGCCGGGAGCTCGTCTTCTGCTACaagcccgacggcgtcctcaTCGAGGCCGACCTCATGTTCAAcctgccggccgtcgagcagtACAGCAAGGTGCCGGCGACCGACCGTCGAGGCACCGGCGTCACCGACAAGCTGTTCAACAAGCTGCAGACCACCTCGGGCGACGCCACCTGGATGAAGCGCTTCAACTGGTAcctcgccgccaaggacAAGGCGAGCGTCACCGAGAGCGTCAAGCGCATCGCCGCCTGGAACTTTACCACCCTCATCCCCTGCCacggcgacgtcatcgagggcgacggcaagcAAGTCTTTGAGAAGGTCTTCAGCTGGCACCTCACGGGGAAGCGATGA